The genomic stretch cgaaaggaggttggaaacccagtcctccccgacatcgcagaaagagacaAAAACaagcacggcttatcacgtccgactttcgatgggataatgctttccttctcccaattttaggaactgtcactttttctactatcactctgtgggctggcttcggaacctcctttcgtcgcactgcgagcgattgcgctcaaaaagtcatcgcgcgctatggtccggtgctccgaaaagcatgatattcggctattatagttcgtgaatatcactgtgaattatcatgagtgaatttggcacgctcttcgtattggtggggtaaaaaaagtgacctttagttggcaaatttccgaattcagttcgcaaatacttacaaaattaaacttggagtacatgacattcaccttaggaggtggcaaaaacctaataagaacaaatgctgttgaccgcattattctaggtggcgtagtttttttattataattcaatgacacgttttctgggacaccctgtataatagtCGGGCATAAAATTTTAGTTAATCTGCACACGACAGGTGCTATCTATTGCCATCTGTGCCATTTACTGCCACACTCTCGGTATTGTCTTTAATTTAACCTGTTTACAGTCGAGACGTGTAGAACCCTTGTTGTGGCTACTTACTCCTATAATGGTCTCTGTAGGTGAAAGGCTTCTGGCTATTCTGGTAGATACAGTAGATACCGAATGGTGTTACTGGAAGCAGGTGCATTAATACATAACAACCAATACACCACATGACCGTGAAAGCCTATGCTCAAGCTGACACTCACCAGCGATGCTAAGCGCTCCCACGAGCATTGTCTCGGGGATTTCGTTCCAACCCCTCCTGAGAAGAGCCACTGAAAATacgggcattttttttttaagtaaacgAAGTACGCAAGAGAATTCGGATTGCGAGCGGCTTGCAGTCACCTTCGAGTGCTAGAGTGAAGGTTTTTGCGCGCAATGACTGACAGTTCCATGCTTTACGTAGCGCTAGTGAAGGATTAGCTTAAAATGCAAAGAAGTTGTGTGCATAAACCCACTGTTTTGCGAAAAACTCACCAAATTTGCTCATCGTTCCTCGCCCTTCGACACTAGCAAGATAAATGCTAGGCTTGGATTGGATTAGAATGGTCCCGGAAAGAAGCCTTATAGAACCTTTTGGCACATTCGACAAAAACAGAAGCTATGTTGGGTTCTGGCAGCATACTTTAATGTTACGTTGTGTAGTGTTTGTAGAAATCAGCAGATTATTAATATATTCAGATAATATATGGTACACTCACACACCGTCTGACCAAAACATCACCTTCGTCTGCCAACGTTGAccaagcaagatggcggcgcccaatATGAATGAAGACGATTCAGATATTTACGGTACAAGGAGAGAAAAAAGGCCGTGTAGGGCTTGTACAGACTTCAAATCATGGGCCAAAAAGAAAGGAGTGAACTTCGAGAATGCACCTGTAAGTTTACGACCTGTTGGTACTTTGTAGTTGAACAGTCATCGACGAACAAGCGTGGTACATCGTATGCTCCCGGCGCTTGCTTCAACCGGCATGTCTTATTCGAAAGGTTCAACCGCCGAGGAATTGCCCTCTGGATCGGGAAACCCTAGGACGAAACACATGGTCTCTTCTTCATACAATGGCAGCTTACTACCCAGATCGGCCGAACACAACGCAACAAGAAGACATGAAACAGTTTTTCCGGATATTTTCAAAGTTCTACCCATGCGATGACTGCGCGACAGATTTTCAGAAAAGGTGAGCATATGTACTTTCAGACCTTGGTCCAATAGTTCTCCTCTGAGTTGTACTCAACAACCTCGTGCGCCCATTTTATTTCTGGTTTTCTGTGCAAGAATGCAAGAACAACAACGGATGATGCAACATCCTTTGCATACACCACATTTGTGCGAATCAGGTGTAGAGCACACCTAAACGTACACCTGATTACAATTTTTCACCATATACCAGCAATGGATTGTTCACCATGCATGATGTTGAGTAACCCGCAGATATTCTCGCCGACGACACGCTGAGTAATACTTAGTGATCTGCTGTCGCACTCCGGTGTACTGTTAGCGGAATGCGCCGTATTTTGTCGTAGAGGTATAAAACGACGACAAGAAACAAAAATCGAGACAAAAAAATAGGACCACAAAAATCACGTGCGTTCAATTGAAGAGCTATTTGCAGGGATCCAGAGGACCTTTTTGACTAAGAATGGCAGTCACGGCAAACCGTCCTTacagggtttattcactgacattacctcgccgccatactgtaggtccctcATATGCTACAGATCACGTAGCATAATGACTTTGAAACACAAAATATACGGTGAATGCGATATGGGTGACGGCTTGGACGAGACTTCACCTCCGAGGggatatcacattaactttaATATTCCGCATTTctcgcggacaccacctttaaggTCGTGCTGGCCCAGCCACGGGTTTCCCTCGAATACCATAAGTTCAGAACCACTGGTCtactgtcatcatcatcatacctCCAGAGTATACCTCCAAAAGGGTACTTCGTATTAGTCCTACATGAGAGTAGTAGATCCGCAGTACGTCTGCTTCAGGAATTCCATCACCTCTGCTTCAAATCACCACTTCTCGAAGAATGGCTGTCCAAGCTGCGGTGAAATCTGTGCACACAGCTGGTTGCGAGATGGCTCAGGAACCTAATGAAAATACTGTGCCACGAAGTTAGCGTTTCTCTAACTTCACCTCTTGTGGCGTATCCAGCCTCGTCATTTTCTTCGTTATTGCTGTATGTATCCTCACAAGGTCACTGGTCTCACCACAGTAATCTAGCTTTGACCTCTGACGAACACCCGTGTTTGACGTGTAACCCAGCGACGTGGCTCAGTGTACGAAGTACTCGATCCTTGGTGGTGACTCCAAGGTCATGCTAAAGGCAAGGGAGaaggcgggttcgaatcctggcaccaTCTGTGCTGTTGAGACATTCCCTTGGCTTTCCGGAAGTGTGCTTGCATAGATATGCGTGAagcctgcccaggacgcatactagacCTCTCTGTCTCTGATCCCAGGcaagcagcaggcaagctgttaatatttGCAGCgtcatttgaaagcttattccgaaagaaatcCATACTGCAAATTTTATGCGCAACAGaaaactctaaatattttttaatcacgactgaaattgcggtgaaaagacgaggggcgacgcctggtgggaaacagTCGTCTATTCGTCTATtctttgaaaagtttgttcaaacgagatAGTTCCTGACATATATATTatctcaaaatgcaagaacattggtacatcgtggaaatgagtaaGAAACTGTCAGCAGAAACACCATGAGAGCCACTcacgcaaaaatgcaccacgtcaGGCAAGCCGACGTGGTAAATGGTAGCTGTCCACAGATGCCGCTGTACActcccattgttattggcatgtttatgTTCGCCGCCCGACAAGGGGGAACTGCGGATTTCGTGTCGGGTATTAGACACAGGGTTGCCCGTAATATTAAATCTGAATTTTCTAATAAACTACGAggtggatttgaacgaaatttgtggcgtttgtGTACTGAGCACCAAGGCTGTCAAATGGGCCAGCAGTATAAAATTGTATGCCTgatgctttacagtacctttaatctGTCAGCGTCTGTACGCCTCCGATAGCTACAGTTGGTTCGCGGTgctaatgcaaaaaaaaaaaaaaaaagaaacgttcgACCGCAACTGTTCCCAAGTTTAAAGTGTCACTCCGGACttagaaaacagcgtttattataatttagtccatgaaaagaaggtgcctcaaggattctatacgacgaatttcaatcctgttcacgaacgctgtgcatttctgtcaatttttgaagatctgctgagcctccacaagtatCGATGACGTGACgagcgagtgacgtaatcataagcccacaaattgcaatggcGTCATGTTCTAGAGAGGGCAATCCTCTCCTAGCACTCCTAGTCCTAGCCACcacgccggcgtccggggagggtcacgtggtggagaagtcatgtGAGGATGATCGAAAGATAGAAAACAACGAAATTAcacaccggcttgacgcaacaaataacaaatttaatgcagacgtttcgtctcccatgcgggggacatcatcagtgaaagCAAAATGAGAGGCGACCGCAACCAGCGGATTACTTAACCAGGTCGGCGAACACTTCGGGGAGGGGGCCGCGATTGGTGTTACACACTGAAAGTTCTCCTCGCAGGTGCCATGACTCAAGCAGTTTCCTGGGGCCCCACCTTTGTTCCCTGGCTAAGGTCACAGCATTCGCGTAGTCAAAAGAGTGATCTGTGTTCCAACAATGCTCGGTGAGCTCTGTCTTAGATCGCGTTGCGTTTGTTGAGTTGCGGACATCTCGttcgtgctcttttagtcttgtactGCGCTTGCGGCCCGTCTCTCCAATGTAGGACACCTCGCAACCGAGACACTGTACTTTATACACAACACCCGTCTGGGACTCAGGGGGAATATGGTCTTTTGGCTTAGAAATCAGTGAGCGAAGTGATGTCCGCAACTCAACAAACGCAACGCGATCTAAGACAGAGCTCACCGAGCATTGTTGGAACACAGATCACTCTTTTGACTACGCGAATGCTGTGACCTTAGCCAGGGAACAAAGGTGGGGCCCCAGGAAACTGCTTGAGTCATGGCACCTGCGAGGAGAACTTTCAGTGTGTAACACCAATCGCGGCCCCCTCCCCGAAGTGTTCGCCGACCTGGTTAAGTAATCCGCTGGTTGCGGTCGCCTCTCATTTTGctttcactgatgatgtcccccgcatgggagacgaaacgtctgcattaaatttgttatttgttgcgtcaagccggtgtgtaatttcgttgttttctatcatgacttctcctggcttctggaatatttttgcatgatcgaaagagggggaaatgggagagatgtcttctccctgccttgtgttttctccaaggtcggagcggtcggataatatgtcacgtggggctccgctaacggcaggtcccccaaggtcgccattttcccatgtatttgttcctatcccgatgcgtgcaatgccggaggccgcccttataTACCCCATTGtcaccagacgttggcttgcgttggattgtagcgcgctaaagatccagttgaagcacaatccaagccaggccaagtcaccgaaggagaaatggacgactgcgcctgcggcgcctggtacgacaggtacgctatgtgatgcacgcagccgtgcactagatccttccgatcgctcaacacgtttaaaaacgggaccgaaaagtgaaacacgacgcagaaagttgttatacgcgttttatttggacatataaagcattcgcagaaacaacaaaaacattttgccgctaaacttagcgcgctgaagtgatccggaacggcaacagtggggtatctagtggcggccttcttcgttgcacgcttttccgaggtgagtttgggggacctgactaacggagtgcaaaaagtgagcccctcGGAAGAcacgaagggcaacaacgttgccagatgagaaccgggcgctccgtcggagcctaacatgacgtcacagttctcaaaaataaaaattatttttctgtagctttcgcgtcacgtagagccaaaatattttgcaagaatgtaaagtgagacaagatttcagtaacataactttggtaggattctgaagacaggagatttagtccgtagtggcactttaaagagTCGGTGATGGACACACTTGACTACTGGTCTACATTTCAGGAGCAACGGCCGAAGTTTCGGAGTTCACAGCCGACGCCACCTGTGATCATAAAGTTGTGTGAGGCACAAATATGACGTTCTATTTTCGCAAGCACTCGCTTCATGTTTCACCGGTAATGCCCAAGATCGAAGTTCGGCAAACTCTTTGTATTCCCATTCATATGGATGCCCATGTGTGTGTTTATTTCATCCATACATGCGTTTGATGCCACATGCTGAGAACGGGAAATTATCTAGGAAGCAgcaagctttttcttttttttcactagcAACATGATTGAGGAAGGAAACCATCCTCGATATGGTCCTCTCGTGTTTTCTGACGCACACCAAACAACGTGCTCGGCGGCGGCGCGCCGTTCGATCCTCTTTTCGTCCTCTTCGGCGGCGGTTCGCACAAAGATGGTTGCGCCCAGCTATAAACGTCGCAGCGATCGATGCGGATGCCGCAGTAAATATAACGTCACATTCTCATTGCTTCTACGCGATGTCGCCCGTGTATCTTCAGGCAAGATCTGTGGCTCCGGTGGCGGTGGCGAGAAACAAGCAGGAGTCAACGGTAGTGCGCGAGCGCTATCTGGCCACATGGTGATAAGCAAATCGGCAAATAAATGTCTTATCACGTCGAACGACAACAATGTGTTCTTGAAGTGCGAGTAGAAGGACTCACTCATGGGTCCTTCTGGTGCCTTTTCACCCATGTGCATCACACGCCTCAGCGTTTTCGtattccccaacaacaccgaatatcccttggatgtacgaataatgtcctaacgaattcgtacgtccgatggatgtccgagggatatccatcggacgttaTTCGTACACACTGAGGacgttcggtgttgttggggttacGCCGTAATTCGTGCCATAAAAGCAGAGCAAATTTAGCTCCTTTTCGCTGCTTACTCGAGGACTAAGTTCTACTGGATTCACGGCTTGACTAGGAACATGGAACCAAACGTCTAAACCTGTATGAAGGAACCCTTTCCGATCCtccaagtgtcacaaaaaccaAGTGAAGTTTCCCGGACATGAAAGGCACATTACACGACATCGGAGCGCATGTTTACAGTGCAGGCATAGGCACGGGGGAAGGACACGTGACGTGGCACCAGTTTTTCGCTGTAAAGGCCCTGTCACACTAGAGACTAGAGAGACAAGACAACGACACCAAGACGGCGACGATATATTCCGCGATTACGGTTCGTTTTGTAATAAGTTAGCGTAGGAATCCCTGGATAGGTGTGTTCTTAGCGCATCTATAAGTGGCTCTCGAAGTGACACGTGCGAGGCTGAAACTGAGCTCTTTGTTCACACATCCTAGCCATGGGTCACTTACCCGCGTCCCTCCTTAATCCGACGCCTCCTGGCGAGCTCTTTTTAGGAGCACCACCACCGGCGCCTCTTCCTTCTCTTTCTTCTACGAGTGTAAGAAGATGTCCATGCATCTCCCGTACTCTTCAGTCATCGGTCTTGATGCTGAAAATGTTCGTCATGCTCGTATATGTTTCACGCGTTTCACGGACAACAAATTAAGGACCAGTGGCTGAAGACTGGCACGTGGCGGATCGAATTCCACCGCCGGCTCTGCTGCTTGAGATTTTGATCTGGGTTTCCAGGCAGAATCTCCAGGCGTGTGGCGACGCAGTTCCCTCtaaagtcagcccaggacacaTATTATACCCACCGTGTTCCACTCCTTGCTGTCGCCGCTCCATCTGTGCATATTTGtatagacctgtttctgtgggccaggtggcgcgagcgaggagcaacgtcagcgccccaaaatatgcaacgcgcgatagtttagcagacgacatggcactttcaaatacatgaCCTACAGTTGTTCACACTTTGCAAGATgcagcgcttttttttttgtggatttcttacaggttttgtagctctcCTTGACGCATACCGCTTGAAGCACCACgcagaacccgctgatgaaactacctacactcttaaaaaacgggtgtactttaactcgtTTTTCgccacatatacagggtgtgtgcagaaaaacatgacccgcatttaggcacatagcttgttgcctacctaactaacgaacttccggtggcgcacgatggcgcatttatgcgtgcgaaatctgcagaaaaattgtggaagccatactcagcttaaaaaataaacggaacaacgaaaacgtcggcttccgtgcatcagaatagggcaacatggtggacaacagggtgtatgtgaaagggcaacatggtggacgtaggagagttgtgttcaagtaccgctaggggagctatcagtgcataaatcgaaacgatgtcccacatggatgctcatcggcagtacccctagcggtgcctgcacagaactctcctgagaccgaaatgcactaccatgcactgtcatgaccgccctattctaatgcatggaagcccatgtttttgcgctctgtttatttttttacactgagtatggcttccaggatttttttgtagctttcgcacgcataaatacgccgtcgtgcgccaccggaagttcatcggctaagtagacaacgagttacatgtaaaaatgcgggtcatgtttttctgcacacaccctgtataacacccttttggagagtacaattacgctcaaaaagggtgtctcctcactccctcaagggagtagcataacacctttctccctactggagagtaatattactcccaagcagggagaaggtgtaatgctactcccttgagggagtgaggagataccctttttgagcgtaattgtactctccaaaagggtgttatatatgtggcaaggaaaggagttaaagtattccttttttttttttttttaagagtgtactgtttggatccgtggccgcttgggcacgaagtggcgctgtgcaaactttgctGCAACAGCGCCCTATACCGTCAAATAggcactgttgcttcgcggcgctgatgTGGAAGAGAAAAGTAGTTGGAGGTTATGTACTGTATTGAATTAAAGGGATTGTGACACCTCGATACACGCGGTTCGTCACATCGTGCGCACGTCGTACCACGCACCGGAATGTTGACGGAAGAATAATGATTTTTCACATATCGAAGTGTGCGAGATAGAAACGCTTCAGCACACTTTCGCGTCCAGGAACCCGCTTGGACGAacgttgaggaaattcctcagtgCTTTCCTCAGCAGCTTTGTCAGCGCTTCACGTACGAACAGTGTTGTGGACAGTAGCAATTAACCGAAGCACACTACACCACCGAGGGGTCTCCTCAACCTTCGTGCATGTGGGTCCAGCTTTGATGTCGGAGGAGGGAGGACCTCGGTCATTCCTATTGGATCCCgtgagcacgtgacctctcccacgGGCGCTTCACTGCTGTCAGATCCGgctgagtttcggtattcacgCTGCCACTCCCCCCCATTTGCTCTCAACATGGAATGCAGGTTTACGTTGATGCAAACAACTGCCTTTTTACGTGTATCCGGGATGCCTTAGACCTATAGGTCTCCATGGATGACACAAAGCCTGAAAGCTTCACCCATTGAAAGCTTGTGCCGGACTTAGTTCGCTTTCTTGCCGCTGTGGCGCTCGCTACATGGCCGTGGCGATGTCGCTGGATGGCGTACGTTGTGAAATGGGATAATATGTCTAAGAATAATAGTTATAGAAGGCGGAATTTTGGAGAATTCTAGCAATTACCTGAATACCTATTGGCCTCGTGGACAGCGCCAATGTGGCCGGTAAGCGAAGTAAGTGTgacatagcttttttttttcttgggagcTTTCGTGCCTGGTGTATCGTGGCGGCCTATAGCTTTTGGGCGAACTGTCACAGCTAGTGTTGGGATCCGGGATATCCCGAAATACCGGCTGTTTTTCACTTCCCGATATTCCGCCGATATTCTCGAAAAAAATCCCGAGATTTCGGGATTTGCTGTGAACACTCCAAACTTGTTGTTGGCGCAGTCGCGACACAGAACAACGTACGAGTTATTTAACCTAGCGCATTTTGAACGGTAATTCTTCGTCCTTAGATGCCTCTCAAGCGGACAGCGTACGCGTCGTACGTCATTCCTAGACTCACtcaataagcttcgcttcaggcagacttgtacgtatcttgagtacgtactcaaaatacagtattttaaatactttttccggtattttggtactctactcaatactttttgcgacaagtatttttaatgtatttaaaatacttttttcggtatttgctactcagtactcaaaatactttccgtCCTCGTCAaaccatatccagcacgcttcccgccgtgacgagattttcagctcactggaatttaaccccctttttctttgttttctttttttcgggaattcgcgaatctgtcatttatcctcttgtacaataggctggtcccaagcctggccttgcttcacCATAGCCAGTTttgtcagaaaaccgttcctattcatattgccaggtgaatcaccaggggattaggtacaagataatcccggcatttatttccttggtcatcaaagcaataaacacgtgccagaggttgaaagacccgaaccgacatactggagggattacgaagttttgggtcagaacggatcaacaaagtttactggggttcaccaaagttcaccaaacattacttgacaccaagacgttgcaaatgaaagatatgcatatctgatgaagtttattcctttcatttgtaaggccacgttcaaaatacgcgtttcacttactgctaataataaagtactttaaatagtatcttaaatacttcttagagtatttagtactctactcataTTACTTtcacttttgagtatttgtactctattttaaatactttttccgtagagtatttagtatcttattttaagtacctttgcgcagtattttgtacaagtctggcttCAGGGTATCGACACTgggttccaagagcgagcatgcgccatcttgtttccgcaccacggtagccacgcgcattTCACGCGCAcggtgccatctatcgtgcgcgggtgaaatgttcctttctcttgcaagcagctcatcaaggttgacagccttgagctcaccttgacattctCCGGACGCTTTGGTGGACtacagagtcactaaataagctacgcttcagagtatcgacactgaggtccaagagcgagcatgcgccatcttgtttccgcaccacggtagccacgcgcattTCACGCGCAcggtgccatctatcgtgcgcgggtgaaatgttcctttctcttgcaagcagctcatcaaggttgacagccttgagctcaccttgacattctCCGGACGCTTTGGTGGACtacagagtcactaaataagctacgcttcagagtatcgacactgaggtccaagagcgagcatgcgccatcttgtttccgcaccacggtagccacgcgcattTCACGCGCAcggtgccatctatcgtgcgcgggtgaaatgttcctttctcttgcaagcagctcatcaaggttgacggccttgagctcaccttgacattctCCGGACGCTTTGGTGGACtacagagtcactaaataagctacgcttcagagtatcgacactgaggtccaagagcgagcatgcgccatcttgtttccgcaccacggtagccacgcgcattTCACGCGCAcggtgccatctatcgtgcgcgggtgaaatgttcctttctcttgcaagcagctcatcaaggttgacagccttgagctcaccttgacattctCCGGACGCTTTGGTGGACtacagagtcactaaataagctacgcttcagagtatcgacactgaggtccaagagcgagcatgcgccatcttgtttccgcaccacggtagccacgcgcattTCACGCGCAcggtgccatctatcgtgcgcgggtgaaatgttcctttctcttgcaagcagctcatcaaggttgacagccttgagctcaccttgacattctCCGGACGCTTTGGTGGACtacagagtcactaaataagctacgcttcagagtatcgacactgaggtccaagagcgagcatgcgccatcttgtttccgcaccacggtagccacgcgcattTCACGCGCAcggtgccatctatcgtgcgcgggtgaaatgttcctttctcttgcaagcagctcatcaaggttgacggccttgagctcaccttgacattctCCGGACGCTTTGGTGGACtacagagtcactaaataagctacgcttcagagtatcgacactgaggtccaagagcgagcatgcgccatcttgtttccgcaccacggtagccacgcgcattTCACGCGCAcggtgccatctatcgtgcgcgggtgaaatgttcctttctcttgcaagcagctcatcaaggttgacggccttgagctcaccttgacattctCCGGACGCTTTGGTGGACtacagagtcactaaataagctacgcttcagagtatcgacactgaggtccaagagcgagcatgcgccatcttgtttccgcaccacggtagccacgcgcattTCACGCGCAcggtgccatctatcgtgcgcgggtgaaatgttcctttctcttgcaagcagctcatcaaggttgacggccttgagctcaccttgacattctCCGGACGCTTTGGTGGACtacagagtcactaaataagctacgcttcagagtatcgacactgaggtccaagagcgagcatgcgccatcttgtttccgcaccacggtagccacgcgcattTCACGCGCAcggtgccatctatcgtgcgcgggtgaaatgttcctttctcttgcaagcagctcatcaaggttgacggccttgagctcaccttgacattctCCGGACGCTTTGGTGGACtacagagtcactaaataagctacgcttcagagtatcgacactgaggtccaagagcgagcatgcgccatcttgtttccgcaccacggtagccacgcgcattTCACGCGCAcggtgcc from Ornithodoros turicata isolate Travis chromosome 4, ASM3712646v1, whole genome shotgun sequence encodes the following:
- the LOC135393537 gene encoding FAD-linked sulfhydryl oxidase ALR-like, producing the protein MAAPNMNEDDSDIYGTRREKRPCRACTDFKSWAKKKGVNFENAPVQPPRNCPLDRETLGRNTWSLLHTMAAYYPDRPNTTQQEDMKQFFRIFSKFYPCDDCATDFQKSLEKRPPATSSRKELSRWLCDEHNEVNRKLGKPQFDCSRVDERWLHGWRDGSCD